The stretch of DNA GTCCGTGCAATAATTCACTATCCATATTAATTTGTATCTGAGTCATTATTCTCCTCCTTGTTTTTGTTTTGGCAAATCCAATTTACAAGGATTGAATTTTGGCTCAAATTCTTTTTACACCATTTTTAGGACTCTATCACATTATTTCCTCTTCAAAATTTTAATATATTATAAATGATAAAACTCTAATTGAGTCAAGTTTGGAATTATTAATTATCAATTCCATAATTTATATATCTTCTAAACAAAATCCTTTCCACTCGATTTTATACTCCTCAAATTGATCGATAATTTTAGCTGCTTTGGTTTTAAGTGATTCTATTCTCAGTTTATTTTTCTTCATTTTTACATCTGCAAAAAGAACATTCTTTTTCATTTGATTAACAGCAACTATATCGATTTCGTTTGTATATTTTTTTTCCCAATATGATCCGATGATATTATATTTTCCCGATTCTATTAGTTTTTTATGAAAATATCTTTCCAAAATTTTGCCTGCATACACATCGTAATGTGCTTTTATATAACGTTTAATATAATCGAAGTTATTCATTTCTACAGATGACCGATTTCTATAAATGAATCTGAACCAGAAATTCAGGAAATTATCTTTTACATAATATTTCTGACGCTTTGAATTTGGCTTTGCCAGAATTGGTTTTATTCGATCGATTATATCATAATTCTGATCTAACCTATCTAAATAACCTCCAATTTTTTTTTGTAAATATGATTCAATTTCACTTCTTCCGGTTTTGCCCTTGGATATCAACTCTAATATGGAAAAATATGTACTGTAATCTTTGCCAAATTCTCCCATCAATACAGAAAACCCTTCCTCTAAAAATGGTGAATTTTCGCGGATTACAGAAGTTAGTAATTTTTTTAAACTGTTGACATTCTCATCAATTAGAATTTCCAGATATTTTGGCATAAAACCTGTCAGAAGAAAAGCGTGAAATAAGACTTTTTGATCAATAATATTAGATTCAGAAAATATTTCTTTTACAGTTTCAATTTTGAAAGGTTGTAATCGTAAAATGCGATCCGCTCTACCAAACAACGGTTCCTTTTCATCGATGAATA from Candidatus Cloacimonadota bacterium encodes:
- a CDS encoding ATP-binding protein, producing MKFYGRNSELKELQKLDKISIKRNTMTVITGRRRIGKTRLIKQFCKEKQHLYFFASRKNENLLCNEFVNIIREELKIPVVGSNFTLKDVLQLLFEYSKKRKLIVIIDEFQDIYRYHPDFISELQNMWDANRENGGIHLILSGSIFSLMNKIFIDEKEPLFGRADRILRLQPFKIETVKEIFSESNIIDQKVLFHAFLLTGFMPKYLEILIDENVNSLKKLLTSVIRENSPFLEEGFSVLMGEFGKDYSTYFSILELISKGKTGRSEIESYLQKKIGGYLDRLDQNYDIIDRIKPILAKPNSKRQKYYVKDNFLNFWFRFIYRNRSSVEMNNFDYIKRYIKAHYDVYAGKILERYFHKKLIESGKYNIIGSYWEKKYTNEIDIVAVNQMKKNVLFADVKMKKNKLRIESLKTKAAKIIDQFEEYKIEWKGFCLEDI